A window from Opitutia bacterium ISCC 52 encodes these proteins:
- a CDS encoding Dabb family protein, with amino-acid sequence MLVHSVFFTLKEGLPDDQKSAFVEQVKTLGSIDTVKSIHVGSPAATPDRPVIQKNYDVGLTVIFDSIEEHDVYQDAQAHLDFIENNKDLWENVVIYDVD; translated from the coding sequence ATGTTAGTTCACTCTGTATTTTTCACACTCAAAGAGGGTCTACCCGACGACCAAAAGTCGGCCTTCGTTGAACAAGTCAAAACACTCGGCTCCATCGATACGGTGAAGTCGATCCATGTAGGAAGTCCGGCCGCGACCCCCGATCGCCCAGTCATTCAAAAGAACTACGATGTCGGACTGACTGTAATTTTCGACTCGATCGAAGAACACGACGTTTACCAGGATGCCCAAGCCCATCTGGATTTTATAGAAAATAACAAGGATCTCTGGGAAAACGTCGTTATTTACGACGTGGACTAG
- a CDS encoding LysE family translocator: MTQTLVILLVTQIFAMMSPGPDMLLIIRNTLGTAGKQTAFFTILGIAAGLTVHISVSIAGLAIVLSQSDLLYSIVRYLGAAYLAYIGLKSLLNRSQFKIQSGENTDLEKSNSEAFREGFFTNLLNPKVTLYILSLFTQLIAPASPIWQKLIYGSVLVIEAMAVWLIFSAIIGIPIIRRLTQEWALWIDRLFGLMLIAIALSVVLVK, from the coding sequence ATGACCCAAACGCTAGTAATTCTGCTCGTAACGCAAATTTTTGCGATGATGAGCCCGGGGCCAGATATGCTCCTCATCATCCGCAATACTTTGGGTACTGCTGGGAAACAAACAGCCTTTTTCACCATTCTAGGAATAGCGGCAGGATTAACGGTCCATATCTCCGTATCCATAGCAGGATTGGCAATTGTACTATCACAAAGCGACCTCCTCTACTCCATTGTTCGCTACTTGGGTGCAGCTTACCTGGCCTATATCGGGTTGAAATCGCTGTTGAACCGATCTCAATTTAAAATCCAAAGTGGAGAGAATACAGATCTGGAAAAGTCCAATTCAGAAGCATTTCGGGAGGGGTTTTTCACAAATCTCCTAAACCCAAAGGTCACACTCTACATTCTGAGCTTATTCACTCAGTTGATAGCTCCTGCCAGCCCCATTTGGCAAAAGCTTATCTATGGATCCGTTCTTGTAATAGAAGCGATGGCGGTCTGGCTTATATTTTCAGCCATCATTGGCATCCCAATCATTCGGAGGCTCACTCAAGAATGGGCGCTATGGATTGACCGACTATTCGGCCTGATGCTGATCGCTATCGCCTTGTCCGTCGTCTTGGTAAAGTGA
- a CDS encoding response regulator, whose translation MTGSNVEANFTVGDDGLFVEADPSQMNQVIQNLSINAVQAMPDGGSYNVSLLQIDLENDSPLPLAPGKYICIDLQDTGMGVPEENISKIFDPFFSTKSFGTGLGLTTSYSIVKRHFGHVEVNSKLGYGTRFSIYIPATHKTVEKEEKQVTEVMHGNGKILLMDDDSAIREVAKLILERLGYTVTGTTKGEDAIAVYKEAMGTEREFDVVIMDLTIPGHMGGKDAIKELLKIDPNVCGIVSSGYSTDPIMSNFESYGFSGVVEKPFRVEELSRAIQTVMGKTKSLYQDDGQGDSDQHQAE comes from the coding sequence CGGTTCTAATGTTGAAGCGAATTTCACGGTTGGGGATGATGGTCTCTTTGTTGAAGCGGATCCGAGTCAAATGAATCAGGTGATTCAAAACCTCTCGATTAATGCGGTTCAAGCTATGCCGGATGGTGGGAGTTATAATGTTTCCCTTCTCCAGATTGACCTCGAAAATGATTCTCCCTTGCCGCTTGCGCCAGGTAAATATATCTGTATCGATCTTCAGGATACCGGAATGGGTGTCCCCGAAGAGAATATCTCTAAAATTTTTGATCCTTTCTTTTCGACCAAGTCTTTCGGGACAGGCTTAGGTCTCACAACTTCATACTCTATCGTAAAACGCCACTTCGGCCATGTAGAGGTGAACTCGAAGCTGGGTTATGGAACGCGTTTTTCTATTTACATCCCGGCTACGCATAAGACTGTTGAAAAAGAAGAAAAACAAGTGACTGAAGTAATGCATGGAAATGGGAAAATTTTGCTGATGGATGACGATTCCGCTATCCGTGAAGTTGCGAAATTGATTTTGGAACGTCTTGGATACACCGTTACTGGTACGACCAAGGGTGAGGATGCTATTGCGGTTTATAAAGAAGCTATGGGCACCGAACGAGAATTCGATGTGGTCATTATGGATTTAACGATCCCCGGTCACATGGGTGGAAAAGACGCGATTAAGGAGCTACTTAAAATTGATCCCAACGTCTGTGGTATTGTAAGCAGTGGATACTCTACGGATCCCATTATGTCTAATTTTGAATCCTATGGCTTCAGTGGTGTGGTGGAAAAACCTTTCCGCGTTGAGGAATTGAGTCGAGCGATTCAGACGGTGATGGGAAAAACGAAATCACTTTACCAAGACGACGGACAAGGCGATAGCGATCAGCATCAGGCCGAATAG